The proteins below are encoded in one region of Zavarzinia compransoris:
- a CDS encoding AAA family ATPase, with product MKFTGTESYVATDDLKVAVNAAITLQRPLLIKGEPGTGKTVLAQEVAGALGRDLIQWHIKSTTKAQQGLYEYDAVSRLRDSQLGDDRVHDISNYIVKGKLWEAFTASPAPILLIDEIDKADIEFPNDLLQELDRMEFYVYETRQTVKAAERPIVMITSNNEKELPDAFLRRCFFHYIKFPDPDTMRQIVDVHYPGIQHDLVREALTVFYEIRDVPGLKKKPSTSELLDWLKLLMSESLTAEQLRERDPKKLIPPMHGALLKNEQDVHLFERLAFLARRPDRQPQ from the coding sequence ATGAAGTTCACCGGTACCGAGTCCTACGTCGCCACCGACGATCTGAAGGTGGCGGTCAATGCGGCCATCACCCTGCAGCGGCCCCTGCTGATCAAGGGCGAGCCGGGCACCGGCAAGACCGTGCTGGCCCAGGAAGTCGCCGGCGCCTTGGGCCGCGACCTGATCCAGTGGCACATCAAGTCGACCACCAAGGCCCAGCAGGGCCTTTACGAATATGACGCGGTCAGCCGGCTGCGCGACAGCCAGCTCGGCGACGACCGGGTGCACGATATTTCCAACTACATCGTCAAGGGCAAGCTGTGGGAGGCCTTCACCGCCAGCCCCGCCCCCATCCTGCTGATCGACGAGATCGACAAGGCCGATATCGAGTTCCCGAACGACCTGCTTCAGGAACTGGACCGCATGGAATTCTACGTCTACGAGACGCGGCAGACGGTGAAGGCGGCCGAGCGCCCGATCGTCATGATCACCTCGAACAACGAGAAGGAATTGCCGGACGCCTTCCTGCGCCGCTGCTTCTTCCACTACATCAAGTTCCCCGACCCGGACACCATGCGCCAGATCGTGGACGTGCATTACCCGGGCATCCAGCACGACCTGGTGCGCGAGGCCCTGACCGTGTTCTACGAGATCCGCGACGTGCCCGGGCTGAAGAAGAAGCCCTCGACCTCGGAACTGCTGGACTGGCTGAAGCTCCTGATGTCGGAGAGCCTGACCGCGGAACAGCTTCGCGAGCGCGACCCGAAGAAGCTGATCCCGCCGATGCATGGCGCGCTGCTGAAGAACGAGCAGGACGTCCATCTGTTCGAGCGGCTGGCCTTCCTCGCCCGCCGCCCCGACCGTCAGCCGCAGTAA
- a CDS encoding caspase family protein — protein MTGARFRFGRLSAAAVLAAAFALGLPAADPAGAQQAPRATSSFAVVPQPVVETGMHGAAINAMAVVKGDQLATVSDDKTIRLWSIASGRLNATLRVPVAPGPEGALHAIAATPSGSFIAVAGNTGFSTDGTASIYFFNVEKQAWAGRVALSEPPADTINDLAFSPDAKLLAVAVNDARGLRVVDMKAQRASLADADYKDVITRVAFAPDGRLAAASLDGTVRLYSPGLERIGIYAAPEGVKPFDVAFSPDGSRLAVSFLNGDQVAVLDGATLKLERFLQGEAGRSGHLSTVAWTADGKALVGAGTYGDTAGDKLLRRWPLDGSPASDITVALDTVLGLTPLPSGAVAFGAADPSWGIIDAEGRLGLKLERATADFRDQVDGSFVVAPDGATVRFGLGRGGNRAVVYDVISGELKSADGLPKPPAPANLAHLAGWQNGTAPTIDGQPLALQPNEISRSAALTASARRLALGTDFGLKFYERGKLLWKADLPSPVWAVAIAEQAGWVVAGLGDGTIRWFDLETGRQAISFFPHADGKRWVATTVEGFFDHSQDGEKLFGYVVNQVKDGKPRGAEWVSVDQVYSVFFRRDLLVAKLRRSGESEIASTAARIGGVVAVMDRGMPPGITITEICDVVPNTAEQCRPAPGDRGTAGDAIEVGSEQVRLKFKATDQGGGIGRVLVRLNGAVVEGGGTAPAAASGEIAGERLVSLGHGASELRLSAFNGANEIEVDQARQPVVTLTVRRAEPPPAPPAGPGPVAQTTPDTPSVPGPPTGPGSPPATGTTGPAPGAGTTAALGDPAVEGGRLHVVAIGVNRFRSPEIPPLVNAVADATGIAEALAGPATDVTLLTDEKATRDAILKALDDLSAKAGADDTAIVFLAGHGVPVEGRYYFLPHDLSVKSRDGIKEQGINQDEIIAVLSKLRAWRAAVVLDTCFAGLIAVEDSVIRQTANDTVARQLVRASGRFILAGAASKEEALDGINGHGVFTSSLIDGLKGMADTSVRGNNDKIVDIFEIGEFTKQRVPEMARQIGNGHRQSPRWFFTGSDLFPLTRLGTGG, from the coding sequence ATGACCGGCGCGCGTTTCAGGTTCGGGCGTCTTTCGGCCGCGGCGGTTCTCGCCGCGGCCTTTGCCTTGGGCCTGCCCGCTGCCGATCCCGCCGGGGCCCAGCAGGCGCCGCGGGCGACCTCCAGCTTTGCCGTGGTGCCCCAGCCGGTGGTCGAGACCGGCATGCATGGCGCCGCGATCAATGCCATGGCCGTGGTCAAGGGCGACCAGCTGGCCACCGTTTCCGACGACAAGACCATCCGCCTGTGGTCGATCGCCAGCGGCCGCCTGAACGCCACCCTGCGCGTGCCGGTGGCGCCGGGGCCCGAAGGCGCGCTCCATGCCATCGCGGCGACCCCGTCCGGCAGTTTCATCGCCGTCGCCGGCAATACCGGCTTTTCCACCGACGGCACCGCCAGCATCTATTTCTTCAATGTCGAGAAACAGGCCTGGGCCGGGCGCGTCGCCCTGTCCGAGCCGCCGGCGGATACGATCAACGACCTCGCCTTCTCGCCCGACGCGAAACTCCTCGCCGTCGCCGTGAACGATGCCCGGGGCCTGCGCGTCGTCGACATGAAGGCGCAAAGGGCCAGCCTTGCCGATGCCGACTACAAGGACGTCATCACCCGGGTCGCCTTCGCCCCGGACGGGCGGCTGGCCGCCGCCTCCCTCGACGGCACGGTGCGGCTCTACAGCCCGGGGCTGGAGCGGATCGGCATCTATGCCGCACCCGAGGGGGTGAAACCCTTCGACGTCGCCTTCTCGCCCGACGGCAGCCGCCTCGCGGTCAGTTTCCTCAACGGCGATCAGGTCGCCGTGCTCGACGGCGCCACCTTGAAGCTCGAACGCTTCCTCCAGGGCGAGGCCGGCCGCAGCGGCCATCTCTCGACCGTGGCCTGGACCGCGGACGGCAAGGCCCTGGTCGGCGCCGGCACCTATGGCGATACCGCCGGCGACAAGCTGCTGCGCCGCTGGCCGCTGGACGGCAGCCCCGCCAGCGACATCACCGTCGCCCTCGACACGGTGCTCGGCCTCACCCCCCTGCCCTCCGGCGCCGTCGCCTTCGGGGCGGCCGATCCGTCCTGGGGGATCATCGATGCCGAGGGGCGCCTCGGCCTCAAGCTCGAACGCGCCACCGCCGATTTCCGCGACCAGGTGGACGGCAGTTTCGTCGTCGCGCCGGACGGCGCCACCGTGCGCTTCGGCCTCGGCCGGGGCGGCAACCGCGCCGTCGTCTATGACGTCATCTCGGGCGAACTGAAATCGGCGGACGGCCTGCCCAAGCCCCCGGCCCCGGCCAATCTCGCCCATCTCGCCGGCTGGCAGAACGGTACCGCCCCGACCATCGACGGCCAGCCCCTGGCGCTCCAGCCGAACGAGATTTCCCGCAGCGCGGCCCTGACCGCCTCGGCCCGCCGCCTTGCCCTCGGCACCGATTTCGGCCTGAAGTTCTACGAACGCGGCAAGCTGCTGTGGAAGGCCGACCTGCCGAGCCCGGTCTGGGCGGTCGCCATCGCGGAACAGGCGGGCTGGGTCGTCGCCGGTCTCGGCGACGGCACCATCCGCTGGTTCGACCTCGAGACCGGGCGCCAGGCGATCAGTTTCTTCCCCCATGCGGACGGCAAGCGCTGGGTCGCGACCACGGTCGAGGGCTTCTTCGACCATTCCCAGGACGGCGAGAAACTGTTCGGCTATGTCGTCAATCAGGTGAAGGACGGCAAACCACGCGGCGCCGAATGGGTCTCGGTCGACCAGGTCTATTCCGTCTTCTTCCGCCGCGATCTTCTCGTCGCCAAGCTGCGGCGCTCGGGCGAAAGCGAGATCGCCAGCACGGCGGCCAGGATCGGCGGCGTCGTCGCCGTCATGGACCGCGGCATGCCCCCCGGCATCACCATCACCGAGATCTGCGACGTGGTGCCCAACACGGCCGAGCAATGCCGCCCGGCCCCGGGCGACCGCGGCACGGCCGGCGACGCGATCGAAGTCGGCAGCGAACAGGTGCGCCTGAAGTTCAAGGCCACCGACCAGGGCGGCGGCATCGGCCGCGTCCTCGTCCGCCTCAACGGTGCGGTGGTCGAGGGCGGCGGTACCGCGCCGGCGGCGGCCAGCGGCGAAATCGCCGGCGAGCGGCTGGTCTCGCTCGGCCATGGCGCCAGCGAATTGCGCCTGTCCGCCTTCAACGGCGCCAATGAGATCGAGGTCGATCAGGCCCGCCAGCCGGTGGTGACCCTGACCGTACGCCGGGCCGAACCGCCGCCAGCGCCCCCCGCCGGGCCGGGCCCGGTGGCCCAGACGACGCCGGACACCCCGTCAGTCCCGGGCCCCCCCACGGGTCCGGGCAGCCCGCCGGCAACGGGCACGACCGGCCCCGCCCCGGGCGCCGGCACGACGGCGGCCCTGGGCGATCCGGCGGTCGAGGGCGGGCGGCTGCATGTCGTCGCCATCGGCGTCAACCGCTTCCGCTCGCCGGAAATCCCGCCGCTGGTCAATGCCGTCGCCGATGCCACCGGCATCGCCGAGGCGCTGGCCGGCCCCGCGACCGACGTCACCCTGCTGACCGACGAGAAGGCGACCCGGGACGCGATCCTGAAGGCGCTGGACGATCTCTCCGCCAAGGCGGGGGCGGACGATACCGCCATCGTCTTCCTGGCCGGGCACGGCGTGCCGGTCGAGGGGCGCTACTACTTCCTGCCCCACGATCTTTCGGTGAAAAGCCGGGACGGCATCAAGGAACAGGGCATCAACCAGGACGAGATCATCGCCGTCCTTTCCAAGCTGCGCGCCTGGCGCGCCGCCGTGGTGCTGGACACTTGTTTCGCCGGCCTGATCGCGGTCGAGGATTCGGTGATCCGCCAGACCGCCAACGATACCGTCGCACGCCAGCTGGTGCGGGCGTCGGGCCGCTTCATCCTGGCCGGTGCCGCCTCGAAGGAAGAGGCGCTGGACGGCATCAACGGCCACGGCGTCTTCACCAGTTCGCTGATCGACGGGCTGAAGGGCATGGCCGACACCAGCGTCCGCGGCAACAACGACAAGATCGTCGACATTTTCGAGATCGGCGAATTCACCAAGCAGCGGGTGCCGGAAATGGCCCGCCAGATCGGCAACGGCCACCGCCAGAGCCCGCGCTGGTTCTTCACCGGCTCCGACCTCTTCCCCCTCACCCGCCTCGGCACCGGGGGGTGA
- a CDS encoding SH3 domain-containing protein produces the protein MLAPATFFKRRLPAALAIGLLVGPVLGACTPDYSAPGGQIAANDQCSSQRSQLTSIGDYFNQAMIEGAIAGAALGALTGALLSGGDLESTLAGAAIGGVAGAATGYYTAKQEANSDRTVLVGGVYKDLYSENQQIDRTTAAFRAVRACRTAEANGIRADYRAGRITADQARAKLGDVKSKFEWEVKYAEEVGGKMNDRGEQYTYAATEISHFDSRTRPPETRSATSYQVTGPIKELVASKSTRVRELPSTDSRQIGGLKAGEVVEAREVTGTNGKWMRVRLADGTPGFISASLLVTADKYRGETKSVASRAEPQAAAPPPQSAGGVVQLAETNQIKQRALQDDVSESRTMLSSTTFELDQPITFTPVRPLRPSA, from the coding sequence ATGCTGGCGCCTGCCACTTTCTTCAAACGCCGCCTGCCCGCCGCCCTGGCCATCGGGTTGCTGGTCGGCCCCGTACTCGGGGCCTGCACACCGGACTACAGCGCGCCCGGCGGTCAGATCGCGGCCAACGACCAATGCAGCAGCCAGCGCAGCCAGCTGACCTCGATCGGCGATTATTTCAATCAGGCCATGATCGAAGGCGCCATTGCCGGCGCCGCCCTCGGCGCGCTGACCGGCGCCCTGCTTTCGGGCGGCGACCTTGAGAGCACCCTGGCCGGGGCCGCCATCGGCGGTGTCGCGGGGGCGGCCACCGGCTATTACACCGCAAAGCAGGAAGCAAATTCCGATCGCACGGTTCTGGTCGGCGGCGTCTACAAGGACCTCTACAGCGAGAATCAGCAGATCGACCGCACCACCGCGGCCTTCCGCGCCGTCCGCGCCTGCCGCACCGCCGAGGCGAACGGCATCCGCGCCGACTACCGTGCCGGCCGCATCACCGCCGATCAGGCCCGCGCCAAGCTCGGCGACGTGAAGAGCAAGTTCGAATGGGAAGTGAAATACGCCGAAGAAGTCGGCGGCAAGATGAACGACCGCGGCGAGCAATATACCTATGCCGCGACCGAGATCTCGCATTTCGATTCCCGCACGCGGCCGCCGGAAACCCGGTCCGCCACCTCCTATCAGGTGACCGGGCCGATCAAGGAACTGGTCGCCTCGAAATCGACCCGGGTGCGTGAGCTGCCCTCGACCGACAGCCGCCAGATCGGCGGCCTGAAGGCCGGCGAGGTGGTCGAGGCGCGCGAAGTGACCGGCACCAACGGCAAGTGGATGCGCGTCCGCCTCGCCGACGGTACCCCGGGCTTCATTTCGGCCAGCCTGCTCGTCACCGCCGACAAATACCGCGGCGAGACCAAGTCGGTCGCCTCCCGCGCCGAGCCCCAGGCCGCCGCCCCGCCGCCGCAAAGCGCGGGCGGCGTGGTCCAGCTTGCCGAAACCAATCAGATCAAGCAGCGTGCTCTGCAGGATGATGTTTCGGAGTCGCGGACCATGCTGAGCAGCACGACCTTCGAGCTGGACCAGCCGATCACCTTCACCCCGGTGCGGCCGCTGCGCCCCTCGGCATGA
- the flgE gene encoding flagellar hook protein FlgE has translation MSFVGYFSTALSGLNAQSQALGAISNNIANSTTTGYRKVDTNFEALVTEASRTHYQSGGVIASPIYRNTLAGTTTTTGVTTNLAISGNGFFVTSKPTDISGAAVTFSDQTYYTRAGDFQLDPNGYLVNGSGYYAQGFTVDPVTGLATGSLDQIQVVQQVLPPEATTTVTYRADLPADAVVTVPATAQPVNTVDIFDSLGSEHSLELTWTKTAANTWQLDVAMPGGTPATAGPYAVTFDGNGHISNVNGVTAGSAGIALPAVTYPGATAQTVTLDFGTIGSDGAMTQYSGTSIDLSNISADGYAKGGFKNLTVDAQGYVSLNYDNGEKLVAFQLALARFSAAQNLQTVDGQAFTETNYSGPALVGKAGEFGLGSLVGSAVESSNVDVGEEFTDLITTQRAYSANAKVLTTVDEMLQEILNVKR, from the coding sequence ATGTCCTTCGTCGGTTATTTCAGCACCGCCCTGTCGGGCCTCAACGCCCAGTCGCAGGCGCTGGGCGCGATTTCCAATAATATCGCCAATTCGACCACCACCGGCTATCGCAAGGTCGATACCAATTTCGAAGCCCTGGTGACCGAGGCCAGCCGCACCCATTACCAGTCGGGCGGGGTCATTGCCTCGCCGATCTACCGCAACACGCTGGCGGGCACGACCACGACCACCGGGGTCACCACCAATCTCGCGATCAGCGGCAACGGTTTCTTCGTCACCTCGAAGCCGACCGACATCAGCGGCGCCGCCGTCACCTTCTCCGACCAGACCTATTACACCCGGGCGGGCGACTTCCAGCTCGACCCGAACGGCTATCTGGTCAATGGCTCGGGCTATTACGCCCAGGGCTTCACCGTCGATCCGGTGACCGGGCTTGCCACCGGCTCGCTCGACCAGATCCAGGTCGTGCAGCAGGTCCTGCCGCCCGAGGCGACCACCACCGTCACCTATCGCGCCGACCTGCCGGCGGATGCGGTGGTGACGGTCCCGGCCACCGCGCAGCCGGTGAACACGGTCGATATCTTCGATTCTCTCGGTTCCGAACATTCGCTGGAACTGACCTGGACCAAGACGGCGGCGAACACCTGGCAGCTGGACGTGGCGATGCCCGGCGGCACGCCGGCGACCGCCGGCCCCTATGCCGTGACCTTCGACGGCAACGGCCATATCTCGAATGTCAACGGCGTGACCGCGGGCAGCGCCGGCATCGCCCTGCCGGCCGTCACCTATCCCGGGGCGACGGCGCAGACCGTGACCCTCGATTTCGGCACCATCGGCTCGGACGGGGCGATGACGCAATATTCGGGCACGTCCATCGATCTCTCGAATATTTCGGCCGACGGCTATGCCAAGGGCGGCTTCAAGAATCTGACCGTGGACGCCCAGGGCTATGTCTCGCTGAACTACGACAACGGCGAGAAGCTGGTCGCCTTCCAGCTGGCGCTGGCCCGTTTCAGCGCCGCCCAGAACCTGCAGACGGTGGATGGCCAGGCTTTCACCGAGACCAATTACTCGGGCCCGGCCCTGGTCGGCAAGGCGGGCGAATTCGGCCTCGGCTCGCTGGTCGGCTCGGCGGTCGAATCGTCGAATGTCGATGTCGGCGAGGAATTCACCGACCTGATCACCACCCAGCGCGCCTATTCGGCCAATGCCAAGGTGCTGACCACGGTCGATGAAATGCTTCAGGAAATCCTGAACGTGAAGCGTTAA
- the flgK gene encoding flagellar hook-associated protein FlgK: MSLNGTMNIALTGLLARQSAIQVVSGNVSNATNPDYTRKSQQTSATATGVLTTAVTRATDEALARDLLAYTSLAGQTAAQSTYMTKLSTLFGGTDSSATLASAVEDFASAWTVFQATPDSTAAEADVIAKASALAEAINRIQAGLDDVDRQVQDATVAAVDEINGLLRKIDDLNTQITAGRDSAGSTLELEDQRDAAVRQLSGLVDVKTIARSDGGLAVFTTGGLTLVDQTAVQLAYDGADVTRAGDTRSLNASFRSGELAGLLGLRQAGTSSEAGTATIAELRAQVSTFAALFTDTGPGTFGAAYDGAATGAGELASGFFTLTGSTLGVDPALLDGSARLKQAAIDDAGRALVAGGRSLAVGGLAVAGKDYAGLAAAITTGLTADVATVAAKAKLSEATRGEAETRFASSVGINMDAELANLQVLQNAYAASAKVIQAVNKLYDDLFAIMG; the protein is encoded by the coding sequence ATGAGCCTGAACGGAACCATGAATATCGCGCTGACCGGGCTGCTGGCCCGGCAGTCGGCGATTCAGGTGGTGAGCGGCAATGTCTCCAATGCCACCAATCCCGATTACACGCGGAAATCCCAGCAGACGTCGGCGACCGCGACCGGCGTCCTCACCACCGCCGTCACCCGGGCGACGGACGAGGCGCTGGCGCGCGATCTTCTCGCCTATACCTCGCTTGCCGGGCAGACCGCGGCGCAATCGACCTATATGACCAAGCTCTCGACCCTGTTCGGCGGCACCGACAGTTCGGCGACACTGGCAAGCGCGGTCGAGGATTTCGCCTCGGCCTGGACCGTGTTCCAGGCCACCCCCGACAGCACCGCCGCAGAGGCCGACGTCATCGCCAAGGCAAGCGCGCTCGCCGAGGCGATCAACCGCATCCAGGCCGGGCTCGATGATGTCGACCGCCAGGTCCAGGACGCGACCGTGGCTGCGGTCGACGAGATCAACGGCCTGCTCCGCAAGATCGACGACCTGAACACCCAGATCACCGCGGGCCGGGACAGCGCCGGCTCGACCCTGGAACTGGAGGACCAGCGCGACGCCGCCGTCCGCCAGCTTTCCGGCCTCGTCGACGTCAAGACCATCGCCCGCTCGGACGGCGGGCTGGCGGTCTTCACCACCGGCGGCCTGACCCTGGTCGACCAGACCGCGGTCCAGCTTGCCTATGACGGTGCCGATGTCACCAGGGCCGGCGATACCAGGTCCCTGAACGCCAGTTTCCGCTCGGGCGAACTCGCCGGCCTGCTCGGGCTGCGCCAGGCCGGCACCAGCAGCGAGGCGGGAACGGCGACGATCGCCGAACTGCGGGCCCAGGTCTCGACCTTCGCCGCCCTGTTCACCGATACGGGGCCGGGCACTTTCGGCGCCGCCTATGACGGCGCGGCGACGGGGGCCGGGGAATTGGCCAGCGGCTTCTTCACCCTGACCGGCAGCACGCTCGGGGTCGATCCGGCCCTGCTCGACGGCAGCGCCCGCCTGAAGCAGGCGGCGATCGACGATGCCGGCCGCGCCCTCGTCGCCGGCGGGCGCAGCCTTGCGGTCGGCGGCCTTGCCGTCGCCGGCAAGGATTACGCCGGGCTGGCCGCCGCCATCACCACCGGGCTGACCGCCGATGTCGCGACGGTCGCCGCCAAGGCCAAATTGTCCGAGGCGACCCGGGGCGAGGCGGAAACCCGTTTCGCCTCCTCGGTCGGCATCAACATGGATGCCGAACTCGCCAATCTTCAGGTGTTGCAGAATGCCTATGCCGCCTCGGCCAAGGTCATCCAGGCGGTGAACAAGCTCTACGACGACCTCTTCGCCATCATGGGGTGA
- a CDS encoding flagellin — protein MLSVSTYASQLTTLANIQRNQSDFDRLSRQVATGVKSDDLSDFSAVDAQRLLNGDKEVQRLEAYNKGIDIVTPRLKLYSQQVERMDTLAKTVASALSGVDSYSGATQVQLGTLIDNTLRDLNALLNDRVDGRYLWAGGNYASQPVGDLTALPDLAAPAAFTPVADPALPDYYAAAPGSDANAWVEAGFSPEAGKSVEYGQVASAPAIQELINALRLVKSGLNAAAAAGSTAAAETAFAGFRTEALSQLTEARSGIKQMSSEIAMDLASITDSAKANKAAINLFVDEQGKIVNVDTAEAGVKLSQVKTQLEATYKITASLSQTSLVNYI, from the coding sequence ATGCTCTCGGTTTCAACCTACGCCAGCCAGCTGACGACCCTCGCCAATATCCAGCGCAACCAGAGCGATTTCGACCGCCTGTCCCGCCAGGTCGCGACCGGGGTGAAGTCGGACGACCTGTCGGATTTCAGCGCCGTCGACGCCCAGCGCCTGCTGAACGGCGACAAGGAGGTCCAGCGTCTCGAGGCCTATAACAAGGGCATCGACATCGTCACCCCGCGCCTGAAGCTCTACAGCCAGCAGGTCGAGCGCATGGACACGCTGGCGAAGACCGTGGCCAGCGCCCTGTCCGGGGTCGACAGCTATTCGGGCGCGACCCAGGTCCAGCTCGGCACGCTGATCGACAATACGCTGCGCGACCTCAATGCCCTGCTGAACGACCGGGTCGACGGCCGCTATCTCTGGGCCGGCGGCAATTATGCCAGCCAGCCGGTGGGCGACCTCACGGCCCTGCCGGATCTGGCCGCGCCCGCCGCCTTCACCCCGGTCGCCGACCCGGCCCTGCCCGACTATTACGCCGCCGCCCCCGGCAGCGACGCCAATGCCTGGGTCGAGGCCGGCTTCTCGCCCGAGGCGGGCAAGAGCGTTGAATACGGTCAGGTGGCCTCGGCGCCGGCGATCCAGGAATTGATCAATGCGCTGCGCCTGGTCAAGAGCGGGCTGAACGCCGCCGCCGCGGCCGGCTCGACGGCGGCGGCGGAAACCGCCTTCGCCGGCTTCCGGACCGAGGCCCTGTCCCAATTGACCGAGGCCCGCAGCGGCATCAAGCAGATGAGCAGCGAAATCGCCATGGATCTCGCCTCGATCACCGACAGCGCCAAGGCCAATAAGGCGGCGATCAACCTCTTCGTCGACGAACAGGGTAAAATCGTCAACGTCGACACGGCGGAAGCGGGCGTGAAACTGTCCCAGGTGAAAACCCAGCTCGAGGCGACCTACAAGATCACCGCCTCGCTGTCGCAGACTTCGCTGGTCAATTACATCTGA
- a CDS encoding flagellin produces MADIALSATSRANLLSLQNTTDLANRTQNRLSTGLKVSSALDDAVAYFASKSLSDRSADFTDRKAEIDQGISSLKSAMSATEAADKILKQLKGVAISAKTADAATKADLTKQFTDLLGQLNSLLGDATYQGTNLINNDGDQKLTVKFSEISTSELTVDARDLRAGALITAGGAASAAGSAILAGLLVAANSAGAQAAGFSAIAASRLITTLDSITARVDTAVSAVRATTASIGSNITLLTTRLDFSKNYINALTEGSDKLTLADLNEEGANLVALQTRQQLALKALSFAGQNEQAVLQLFQ; encoded by the coding sequence ATGGCCGATATCGCCCTCAGCGCCACGTCGAGAGCCAATCTGCTCTCGCTCCAGAACACCACGGATCTCGCCAACCGCACCCAGAACCGGCTGTCGACCGGCCTCAAAGTGTCCAGCGCGCTGGACGATGCGGTGGCTTACTTCGCGTCGAAGTCGCTTTCCGACCGCAGCGCCGACTTCACCGACCGCAAGGCGGAAATCGACCAGGGCATCTCGTCCCTGAAGTCGGCGATGAGCGCGACCGAGGCGGCGGACAAGATCCTGAAGCAGCTGAAGGGCGTCGCGATCTCGGCCAAGACGGCCGATGCGGCCACCAAGGCGGATCTGACCAAGCAATTCACCGACCTGTTGGGCCAGCTGAATTCGCTGCTGGGCGACGCCACCTATCAGGGCACCAACCTGATCAACAACGACGGCGACCAGAAGCTGACGGTGAAATTCTCCGAAATCAGCACTTCGGAACTGACGGTCGATGCCCGTGATCTCCGCGCCGGCGCGCTGATTACCGCCGGCGGCGCCGCGAGCGCCGCGGGCAGCGCGATCCTGGCTGGTCTGCTGGTGGCCGCGAACTCGGCCGGCGCCCAGGCCGCCGGCTTCTCGGCGATCGCCGCGTCGCGCCTGATCACCACCCTCGACAGCATCACGGCACGGGTCGATACCGCGGTTTCGGCCGTCCGTGCGACCACCGCCAGCATCGGCTCGAACATCACCCTGCTGACCACCCGTCTCGATTTCTCGAAGAACTACATCAACGCGCTGACGGAAGGTTCGGACAAGCTGACCCTGGCCGACCTGAACGAGGAAGGCGCCAATCTCGTCGCCCTCCAGACCCGCCAGCAGCTGGCCCTGAAAGCCTTGTCCTTCGCCGGCCAGAACGAGCAGGCCGTGCTCCAGCTCTTCCAGTAA